TCGGCGGTGTACCAGGGCGCCGGACGGATCGTCTACTTGCTGCTGCTCGTGCTGCTGTTGCCCCGCTGGCCCAGCGCGTCGGTAGCGCTGCTGTGCCTGCTCAGCTCGGCCGTCGTCACGGTCGCGGCGACCTGGGTGGACGCGTGGCGTCGCTTCGGGCCACCGGCCCGGCCGCGCGCGGTCCGCGCGATCCTGCGGCTCGGCGCACCGGTTTTCGCGTCCCGGCTGCTGGTCACCGGCTACGGCCAGGGTGCGCCGGTGGTCTACGCGGCGGTGCTCGACGCCGCCTCGCTCGGGTTGTACTCGGCCGGTGACCGTTTGGTGCGCGCCATCCAATCACTGCTGGACACGGTCGGATTCGCGTTCCTGCCGCGGATGGCCCGGCGCAGCGCGCACGACCGGTTCTGGCGCAACGCGATACAGGTGCTGACCATGTGCGCCGGTATCGCAGGCTTGGCCGCGGCAGGCGTGTGGCTCTTGGCGCCGACGCTGATCCGGCTGATCTTCGGCAGCGGATTCGAGGGCACGATACCGCTGTTGCGGGTGGAGGTGCTGATCCTGCCCGCGATGACGGTGACCTCCTTCATCACCACCGCGCTGCTGCCGGTGCGGCAGGACACGGTGGGCGTGCTGATCGGCGCGCTCATCGGGACCTGCGTGGCGGCGTCCGCCCTGGCCATCGCCTTCCGGAACAACTCGGTGTGGGCGCTCGTCTACGGCACCGTGCTCACCGAGATCGCGGTGGCGCTCTGGTACCTCTTCCGGGTCCGGCAGTTGATCGTGCGCGAGCGCGCCGCCGCCGTGCCCGCCGGACAGGAGCCGGTGCGATGAAGATTCTGTACGTCGGCGACGACTGGATCGGCAGCAACGCGCGCTCGCTGGCCGACGGATTCCGTCAGGCGGGACACGAGGTGGTGGTAATCGATTCCACCCCGGTCACGCTGCCCGCGCGACTGTCACCGAGCTGGCTGTACGCCAAGGCCGCCGGTCGGCGGGCCGGCTGGACGACCGCCGCGTTGCACGACCGAATCGACCGTGCCGCCACGGCATTCGGGCCGGACCTGCTGTTCGCGTTCAAAGCCGTGCACCTGGACCAGCAACGCCTGTTGAGCACGCCCGCCGACCTGCGGGTGCACTACAGCCCCGACGACGTCTCGAATCCCGCGAACACCAGCGCGGATTACCTGGCGTACGAGTCGGAGTGGGATCTGGTGGTCACCACCAAGCGTCACAATGTGCCCGAGTTGCACGCGCGCGGCGCGCGTGGCGTGCGGTTCGTGCGCAGCGCCTATGACCCGGCCTGGCACCATCCGTGCGCCCGCCGGGGCGCCCGGCAGTTCCTGGCGGGGTTCATCGGCGCCCGCCGCCCCGACCGCACGCCGCTGCTCGTCGACCTGGCTCGGGAGCACGGTCCCGATTTCCTGGTGCGCGGGCCGGATTGGCGGCGGGTGCGCCAATTGCGTGGCACCGCCGCCGAACTCGGCGGGGGAGTGTACGGCGAGCGCTTCGCCGCGGCCGTCGCCTCGATCACCGCGAACCTGGTGCTGCTCAATTCCGACAACCGGGACACGCACACCTGCCGGTCGTTCGAAATACCGGCCGCCGGCGGTCTTTTCGTCGGCGAGCGGACTACCGAACATGCCGAGCTGCTCGACGAGGGCACCGAGTGCTTCCTGTTCTCCGATCGGAGCGAGTTGCGCGAGATCCTCACTCGATGCGTGCGCCGGCCGGAGGCGGTCGAGCAGGTCGCCGCGGCCGGCTACCGGCGGATCACCGGCGAGCGGCATCGCTACGTCGACCGGGCGGAGGAGATCATCGATGCGCTCACCTGAATGCGCCGGACCCGGTGCGGCCGTCGGAGTCCGCCGATGACCGCCGCCGTCACCGCACTGATCATGATCGCCGCGGCACTCGCGACGATGGTGGTCGCTGCGCTGACCGTTCCCGGCGTGGCCAGGGTGCTGCTCATCGCACAGGCCCTCTACTGGGCGATGTCCTATCTCGCCAGACCCATTGTGCTGCTGTGGGTGCAGCCCGAACCGCGGTTCGGCGACAACGTGGCCGATCCGCGCCTGGCCGCCCTCGGCTACGACCACGGCATCGCCATGGTGCTGCGTCCGGTGGTGTTCGGGTTGTGGGTGTACGCGGGCCTCGTCGTCGCCTTCGCGATCTGGCTACGCCGTCGCCGCGCGCCCCGGCGAGCGGCGATCACCGACGATCCGAACTTCGTGCCGACCCTGTGCGTGCTGTATTTCCTGGGCGCGCTCGGGCGCCTGGCGATGGTCGCCACGGGCACCGCGGGCAAGGCGGGCGAGGTCGAAACATCGAGTCCCGCATTGACCTTCGTGACGATGCTGGGCACGATCGGCGCGATCGGGCTCATCGTCTTCGTGCGACTGGCCAGCGCCCGGGCCACGGTGGCCGCTGTCGGTCTGCTGCTGGCCGGTGAACTGCTCTGGACCGTCGCCGTCGAATCCAAGACCCCGATCATGGGTGCCGCGTTGGCGATCGGCGTGCGGTTCGCACTCGGCGGCTGGACGCGGCCGAAAATCGTTGCCATTCTGCTCGTCTCGATCCTCGGCATGGGCGGCTTCGGCTGGTTGCAGTCGCTGAAGGCCACCGGGCAGCTGCGGGCCGACGCCGCGGTCACCGATGCCGCGTATCCCGCCGCGGTCCGGCCCATGCTGAGCGTACTGCGCCGGTTCGACCTGCTGGAGGCGGCGACCGACGTGTACTACACCCCGCCCGGCTCCTGGTTGTCCCCGGCCGAAGCCGCCGAAAACGCCGCGCGCAGCCTGATTCCCGCGCAGCTGCTCGGTTCGGAGAAGCTGCGCTCCGGCACCGCGTGGGCCGCCGACGTCCGGGGCGCCTCGGTGGACATGAGCCAGGTGTCGGTATCGCTGGCCGAGGGCGGGATCAGCGAAGGTTATCTGCTCGGCGGATACACCGGGATCATGGTGGGCGCCGCATTCACGTTCGCGCTCTTGGCCTCCTGGGCGCGGGCGCTGTACTCGCGGCATATCGCCCTCGTCGTGCTGGGGCTGGCGCTCATCGAGATACCGGTGATCTTCGAGCGCGGAATTCTCGGCAGCATGGAGATGCTCGGCAAGTATCTCCAGGCCGTCGTACTGGTGTGGTTCATCTATCTGCTGGTGGGTTTGTACCGCGGTTCGCGCGGGCAGTTATCGGCGCGTCGATCGTGGGAGCGGGCCGAATCCGTTGTCCCCGTTACACAAAGGACCGGGCAATGGGTTTGATCGAGTATTGGCGCGTGCTGCGGCGCCGTTGGATCGTCGTCGTCGCGGCGGTGCTGGTGTGCCTGCTCGCCGCCGCGGGCTACGCGCAGACGATTCCCGTGACGTACAAAGCCTCGAGCAGCATGTACGTGTCGATGTCCACCGGAACGTCGGTGAACGACTCGTACCAGGGCGGTTTGGCGGCGCAACAGCGGGTCCGGTCGTATCTGGACCTGCTCACCAGCGCCACTGTCGCACAGCGGGTCATCGACGATCGCGGCTTGCGGTTGAGCGTCGGCGAACTGCGCAGCAGGATCTCGGCGAGTTCGCCGCCCGCGACCGCCGTGCTCGTCGCCACCGTCACCGCGCCCGCCGCCGCGGAGGCACGCGATCTCGCCGACGCCGTGGTGGCGCAATTCCGGCGGCTGGTGGACGAATTGGAGACCACCGAACTCGGTGCGGCACCCGCCACCAGGGTCGCGGTGGTGGATCGGGCGGAGCTGCCCGCCGCGCCGAGCGGCCCGCGACGAACGCGCCTGCTGGCACTCGGCCTGTGCGCGGGCCTCGCACTGGGATTCGCGGCAGCCCTGCTGCGCGATCGGCTCGACCGCCGGTTGCGCACCTCCACCGAGCTGGAATCGGTACTGGCGGAACCGGTTCGGGTGGGCGGGCCCGGCGCACCCGAGCGGCCGGCGGTGCCGATTCTGGCGATACTCGACATCGGCCTGCCGGGCGAGCTGGGGGAGACGCGGCGGCTACGGGCCCGCCTCACCGATGCCGCCGCCGGGAAGAGTCCGAAAACGATTGTGCTGACCAGCTTTTCCGCGCGGTCGGCCCCTGACATCGGGCCGCGGCTGGCTCGATCGCTGGCGGCTACCGGTGCCCGGGTAGTGCTCGTGGACGCGGACACCACCGGTGCGGGCAGCTCCGGCCAACTGCTGGCGCACACCGGTCCGGGGCTCGCCGAAGTCCTGCGCGGCGGGCCGAGATCGAGCGATGCGGTGGTGCGGCTACCCGACGACGGCATCGATCTGCTGCCGCTCGGCTCGCCCGATCCCGGGACGCCGGATGCGCTGACCACCGAGCGTTTCGGCACGATCCTGGCGGACCTGCGGTGCGATTTCGATCATGTGGTGGTCGAGGTGGCGCCGGTCACCGCCGCCGCGGACGTGCTGTCGGTCGCCCCGCGCGGGGACGCGACGATCGGCGTCGTCGAACTCGGCGCCACCGACGCGGCCCAGGTGCGCGGCGCGCTGGCGACCTTCGGCGCGGCGGGCGCGGCACTGGTGGGCGTCATCGCGGTATCGCGGCCCGGTGACCGACCGCGCCTCAGTCGAAGGTTGCGCCTATGAGCGAAGACTCGGTGAATCGTCGTCGCCTGCTCGCCGGTTCGCTCGGCGCGGCCGCCGCGCTGCCCTTGACCGCGTGCGCCGCCCGCTCCGACGACGACGAGGAGTTCCGCTCACCGCGGGTCACCGACGCGCCCGCCGCCCGCAACATCCGTGATTTCGGTGCGGTGGGCGACGGGAAAGCCGACGACACCGCCGCGCTCGCGAAAGCCGCCGCGGTGGGCGACGGACCGCTGGTGCTGTATCTGCCCGCCGGCCAGTACCGGGTGACGTCCTGGCCCCAATTACCCGACTACGCCACGGTGCTCGGCGACGGCGGCGATGTCAGCATGATCAACTATGCGGGCGGTGGCACGCTGATCGCCCTGCACAAGCGGCAGCGGGTGCGCTTCGCCCGGCTCGGCATCTTCGTCTCCGACCCGGCCGTGACCGCCGTGTCGCTGTCCGAATGCTTCCGGTGTTCGTTCGAATCGGTGGTGCTGCGCGGCAATCACCTCAGTGAGAACTTTCCGCGGTATGCCGAACAGCGCGGCGTCGTGCTCGATCAGAACACGGGCGGCACCGCGTTCGTCAACTGCGATATCAACAATTTCGGGTACGGGCTGGTGACCTCGTGCATCCAGAATTACGTGACCTCGTCGAAATTCACCAACAACCGGATCAGCGTGCTCGGCACCGGCGGCGACCACAACGCCGGATTGGCCTTGAGCAACGTCGAATTCGTCTCCGATACCGACCCGCGCACCACCGACCGGCACCTGGTGGTGGACGGCGCGGCCAACGCCTGGTGGCTGACCAACGTCTGGTTCGAGGGTGCCGATACGGCACTGTCGATCGGGCACCTGGAACGTGGTGGGCCCGCACAGTTCGGACTGGTCAATTGCAAGATCGCGGCCCGGACCCGCTGCGTGGACCTGACCTATTGCCGCCAACCGTATTTGGCGAACGTACAGTTCGACGCGGACCTGGACCAGCCGCCCACCGAACTGCGGATCGACGGGCGGGGGTGCCCGGAAGGCACTGCGGTGAACCTCATTTCGAGCTCGGCCCGTGATATCGATCCCGCGGTGTTCCCCACCGGATGGCATGTGATCGGCCGGGATCGGATGCTGGGGGCACGGTTCGCCGGGACCACGGTCGCACAGGCGGGCCGTCCGGACACCGACATCCTCCAGGTGCAGGCCGCCGACGGCGCGGTGGCGGCGGCGGTACTCTCCAGCGGCGCTTGGCTTTCCGATCGCGCCGAGGGCGGCATGGTGCTCAAGGACGCGGACGGCGGGTACTGGCGGCTGGTGGTCGCGCCCACCGGCGCGGTGAGCGCCGTGCCGCTGGGCCGGGACAGGCCGACGAGGTGACGCCGTGAACAACGCTGCCGTGGCTGCACCCGAGGTACCCCGGCGCCCGCCGAGCCGGATCCGGCGCGCATTGCTCGGTGTCGTCGCAGTGATCGCCGTCGTCGCCGCGCTGGCGGCGCTGGGCTGGCCGGCGTACGTGCGACCGCAGGTGGATCCGCTGCGACCCGCCGACGCCATCGTCGTGCTCGGCGGCACGCCGTACGAACGCTTCGACGTGGGACTCGATCTCGCGCGGCGTGGCTACGCCCGGCAACTGCTGATCTCGCGCTCCACCGGTGCCGACGACCCTGCCATGGACAAATACTGTGCCGGGCACTTCGATTTCCAGGTCAGCTGTTTCGTCCCCGACCCGTGGACCACCCAGGGTGAAGCGCAGGAAATCGGCCGCAGGGCACAGCAATACGGCTGGCGGCACATCATCGTGGTGACCTTCACCCCGCATGTGTCGCGCGCGCGGTACATCGTGCAGAAGTGCTTCGCCGGTGAGGTGACGATGGTCGCCAGCCCCAGTCCGTCGGGGCCGGCGTTCTGGGCGTGGATGTACGTGCGCCAATCGGCCGGCTATCTCAAAGCGTTCACCGAACGCGGG
This genomic stretch from Nocardia brasiliensis ATCC 700358 harbors:
- a CDS encoding lipopolysaccharide biosynthesis protein, which gives rise to MAETGTATRPSPRRRRGTAVLLRDIGFVSFGKYGQYLITVVTLPIIARVLGAEGLGLLAIGMSAYFIGSLVVDLGITSFLAARVHERHTDTQRIGQLRGDYLAIRLTILGGLGALLTLGMMAAAPARLHMVLLGLFAGGVWSISEDWLLIGQGRFGASAVYQGAGRIVYLLLLVLLLPRWPSASVALLCLLSSAVVTVAATWVDAWRRFGPPARPRAVRAILRLGAPVFASRLLVTGYGQGAPVVYAAVLDAASLGLYSAGDRLVRAIQSLLDTVGFAFLPRMARRSAHDRFWRNAIQVLTMCAGIAGLAAAGVWLLAPTLIRLIFGSGFEGTIPLLRVEVLILPAMTVTSFITTALLPVRQDTVGVLIGALIGTCVAASALAIAFRNNSVWALVYGTVLTEIAVALWYLFRVRQLIVRERAAAVPAGQEPVR
- a CDS encoding CgeB family protein translates to MKILYVGDDWIGSNARSLADGFRQAGHEVVVIDSTPVTLPARLSPSWLYAKAAGRRAGWTTAALHDRIDRAATAFGPDLLFAFKAVHLDQQRLLSTPADLRVHYSPDDVSNPANTSADYLAYESEWDLVVTTKRHNVPELHARGARGVRFVRSAYDPAWHHPCARRGARQFLAGFIGARRPDRTPLLVDLAREHGPDFLVRGPDWRRVRQLRGTAAELGGGVYGERFAAAVASITANLVLLNSDNRDTHTCRSFEIPAAGGLFVGERTTEHAELLDEGTECFLFSDRSELREILTRCVRRPEAVEQVAAAGYRRITGERHRYVDRAEEIIDALT
- a CDS encoding polysaccharide biosynthesis tyrosine autokinase; this encodes MGLIEYWRVLRRRWIVVVAAVLVCLLAAAGYAQTIPVTYKASSSMYVSMSTGTSVNDSYQGGLAAQQRVRSYLDLLTSATVAQRVIDDRGLRLSVGELRSRISASSPPATAVLVATVTAPAAAEARDLADAVVAQFRRLVDELETTELGAAPATRVAVVDRAELPAAPSGPRRTRLLALGLCAGLALGFAAALLRDRLDRRLRTSTELESVLAEPVRVGGPGAPERPAVPILAILDIGLPGELGETRRLRARLTDAAAGKSPKTIVLTSFSARSAPDIGPRLARSLAATGARVVLVDADTTGAGSSGQLLAHTGPGLAEVLRGGPRSSDAVVRLPDDGIDLLPLGSPDPGTPDALTTERFGTILADLRCDFDHVVVEVAPVTAAADVLSVAPRGDATIGVVELGATDAAQVRGALATFGAAGAALVGVIAVSRPGDRPRLSRRLRL
- a CDS encoding glycosyl hydrolase family 28-related protein, which codes for MSEDSVNRRRLLAGSLGAAAALPLTACAARSDDDEEFRSPRVTDAPAARNIRDFGAVGDGKADDTAALAKAAAVGDGPLVLYLPAGQYRVTSWPQLPDYATVLGDGGDVSMINYAGGGTLIALHKRQRVRFARLGIFVSDPAVTAVSLSECFRCSFESVVLRGNHLSENFPRYAEQRGVVLDQNTGGTAFVNCDINNFGYGLVTSCIQNYVTSSKFTNNRISVLGTGGDHNAGLALSNVEFVSDTDPRTTDRHLVVDGAANAWWLTNVWFEGADTALSIGHLERGGPAQFGLVNCKIAARTRCVDLTYCRQPYLANVQFDADLDQPPTELRIDGRGCPEGTAVNLISSSARDIDPAVFPTGWHVIGRDRMLGARFAGTTVAQAGRPDTDILQVQAADGAVAAAVLSSGAWLSDRAEGGMVLKDADGGYWRLVVAPTGAVSAVPLGRDRPTR
- a CDS encoding YdcF family protein, with translation MNNAAVAAPEVPRRPPSRIRRALLGVVAVIAVVAALAALGWPAYVRPQVDPLRPADAIVVLGGTPYERFDVGLDLARRGYARQLLISRSTGADDPAMDKYCAGHFDFQVSCFVPDPWTTQGEAQEIGRRAQQYGWRHIIVVTFTPHVSRARYIVQKCFAGEVTMVASPSPSGPAFWAWMYVRQSAGYLKAFTERGC